A part of Maridesulfovibrio hydrothermalis AM13 = DSM 14728 genomic DNA contains:
- a CDS encoding cytidylyltransferase domain-containing protein, whose amino-acid sequence MIVITPVQGDTKYLSDKNIKPLLGKPLIGWTVEAALAANNIDEGFPTLQGIGNRNSIGKRFTVYQGCTIGHTVDAGKRCIIGNDVTLFANSLVLEELTIGGNVVIGSNSLVLKDVPANHVAKNSPAGFTPRTKTGHN is encoded by the coding sequence ATGATCGTAATCACCCCAGTGCAGGGAGATACTAAATACCTTTCCGATAAGAACATCAAGCCTCTGCTAGGTAAACCTTTGATCGGCTGGACAGTTGAAGCTGCCCTTGCCGCAAATAATATTGATGAAGGATTTCCGACTCTTCAAGGTATCGGCAACAGAAACAGCATAGGCAAAAGATTCACGGTTTATCAGGGATGCACCATCGGCCATACTGTAGATGCCGGAAAAAGATGCATAATTGGAAACGATGTCACCTTGTTCGCAAATTCACTTGTCCTCGAAGAATTGACCATTGGTGGTAATGTGGTTATCGGCAGTAATTCACTTGTACTTAAAGATGTTCCAGCTAACCATGTAGCCAAAAACTCTCCAGCCGGATTCACTCCCCGAACAAAAACTGGGCATAATTAG
- a CDS encoding UDP-3-O-(3-hydroxymyristoyl)glucosamine N-acyltransferase, translating to MFRSKENHLYSSEIAHYLGLDIAGKNVPVNFPCHFKTMKENGFTFIPPTEVEEVKKLKNVLLFCPEDYDISINSDVAFIPCANPKIAFYRIVNEFFIEQLPHSIANSAKIAETAQIGINVNVGEHAVIIGDVTVGNNTFIGNNVTILGKTTIGSGCVIKDNAVIGSEGFSFLEVENELMHVPQIGSIKIGNDVWIGSGSSIERPSLGITVLENGAKIDDLAQVGHEVRIGANTQVAAGTVFSGRVTVGKDCFIGVNVSVRPDVSIGDNVLVGIGSVVTKDLPGDAVYAGVPARPFSKK from the coding sequence ATGTTTAGAAGCAAAGAAAACCACCTCTACAGCTCGGAAATAGCCCATTATCTTGGACTTGATATTGCAGGTAAAAATGTTCCGGTAAACTTTCCGTGCCACTTCAAGACCATGAAAGAAAACGGATTCACCTTCATTCCTCCCACTGAAGTTGAAGAAGTTAAAAAACTTAAAAATGTGCTTTTATTCTGCCCTGAAGACTACGATATATCTATCAACAGCGATGTCGCATTTATCCCCTGCGCTAATCCGAAAATTGCCTTTTACAGAATAGTGAACGAATTTTTCATTGAACAACTTCCACACTCAATCGCAAATTCAGCAAAAATAGCTGAGACAGCCCAAATAGGCATCAATGTCAACGTTGGTGAACATGCAGTTATCATCGGCGATGTGACAGTAGGCAATAATACTTTCATTGGAAATAACGTCACCATTCTTGGCAAAACAACCATAGGCTCAGGATGCGTTATAAAGGACAACGCTGTGATCGGATCCGAGGGGTTCAGTTTTCTGGAAGTTGAAAATGAACTGATGCACGTCCCTCAGATCGGTTCAATCAAAATTGGCAATGATGTCTGGATAGGTTCAGGTTCATCTATTGAGCGCCCTTCTCTCGGAATCACTGTTCTTGAAAATGGAGCCAAAATTGATGACTTAGCTCAGGTTGGACATGAAGTCCGTATTGGAGCCAATACTCAGGTGGCTGCAGGAACTGTTTTCTCAGGTAGAGTGACTGTCGGAAAAGACTGCTTCATTGGTGTTAATGTCTCTGTAAGACCGGATGTAAGCATTGGTGACAATGTTCTGGTAGGAATAGGCTCTGTTGTAACTAAAGACCTTCCCGGAGATGCTGTATATGCAGGCGTTCCGGCCAGGCCCTTCAGCAAGAAGTAA
- a CDS encoding ABC transporter ATP-binding protein yields MFKTIFSFFNAKDKNKFILITLFTILLSLIEVGGVGAIMPFISMASDPSIIADNKYFNYVYTFFKFNSHSEFIIYSGIFLIAYYVFRSMVNILYMYILNRYCENFSYNLAIHIFNNYLRLNYKKFNQGKTSSIAKMLVTEMTNMSAVLRAMLMLMSEMFVALLLFSLILYTNYQITLVITLGLGTMVALFLKTVSKKMTAAGTIRCNSQDTYYNIISETFNNLKIIRIFSSEKSMLDQFKKSGREVVGANVYSAVLSHVPRLSLETIGFSTIISIILFITYKYDNPSAVIPIVSIYAVSLYRLLPSLNRILSSYNNIRYQTESLRIVQRDFNLSKEKLGTAPIEFKNEIDLHDISFSYQGNTVLEKACLNIKKGEKVALIGPSGSGKSTIADILIGLYPDYSGTISIDGTKLDETNIPAWWQQIGYIPQNMLLFNSTVGDNISFGRPYDVGKIDAALKKADLYQTMQAQDGAETKVGENGAFLSGGQKQRLGIARAIYQEPQLLILDEATSALDTSTEERIMKQIYSLGKNITILVIAHRISTIEACDKIYRIENKKLVVVKDFNSLK; encoded by the coding sequence ATGTTTAAAACTATTTTTTCCTTTTTCAATGCAAAAGATAAGAACAAGTTTATCCTGATAACTTTGTTCACAATCTTATTATCTCTTATTGAAGTCGGCGGTGTGGGAGCAATAATGCCATTCATATCAATGGCAAGCGACCCTTCTATTATTGCAGACAACAAATATTTCAATTATGTTTACACTTTTTTTAAATTCAACTCACATTCTGAATTTATTATATATTCAGGCATATTTCTAATCGCATACTATGTTTTCCGAAGCATGGTAAATATTCTGTATATGTACATTTTGAACAGGTACTGCGAGAATTTTTCCTACAATCTTGCGATACACATTTTTAATAACTACCTAAGACTTAATTATAAAAAATTTAATCAAGGCAAAACATCATCCATTGCCAAAATGCTTGTAACTGAAATGACAAATATGTCTGCAGTACTTAGAGCAATGCTTATGCTCATGTCAGAAATGTTTGTTGCCTTGCTGCTTTTCAGCCTTATTTTATATACTAATTACCAGATAACCTTGGTCATCACTCTTGGACTGGGAACTATGGTTGCTCTTTTTCTAAAAACAGTTTCCAAAAAAATGACCGCCGCTGGCACAATCCGCTGCAACAGTCAGGACACATACTACAATATCATCAGCGAGACATTCAACAACCTGAAAATTATCCGCATCTTTTCCAGTGAAAAATCTATGTTGGACCAATTCAAAAAATCCGGCAGAGAAGTTGTCGGAGCAAATGTTTATAGCGCAGTTCTTTCCCATGTTCCCAGACTTTCTCTGGAAACTATCGGTTTTTCAACAATTATCAGCATAATACTTTTCATAACATATAAATATGATAACCCTTCCGCGGTGATTCCAATTGTTTCAATCTATGCAGTCTCACTATACAGACTTCTGCCTTCATTAAATCGCATACTCTCCAGCTATAATAACATACGTTACCAAACTGAAAGCTTACGTATTGTTCAACGCGACTTCAACCTCAGTAAAGAGAAGCTCGGCACTGCACCAATTGAATTTAAAAATGAAATAGACTTACATGACATATCATTTAGCTACCAAGGTAATACTGTTTTAGAAAAAGCTTGCTTAAATATTAAAAAAGGTGAAAAGGTCGCGCTCATCGGTCCCAGCGGCTCTGGGAAAAGTACCATTGCTGATATTTTAATAGGCCTCTACCCAGATTATTCTGGAACGATTTCAATTGACGGGACGAAGCTTGATGAAACGAATATTCCAGCCTGGTGGCAACAGATCGGATATATTCCCCAGAACATGCTGTTGTTTAACTCAACAGTCGGTGACAACATTTCCTTTGGACGCCCTTATGATGTTGGCAAGATTGATGCAGCATTAAAAAAGGCTGATCTTTATCAGACCATGCAAGCACAGGATGGAGCTGAAACTAAAGTTGGAGAAAATGGAGCTTTTCTTAGCGGAGGACAAAAGCAACGCCTTGGAATTGCCCGGGCAATATATCAGGAGCCGCAACTTCTCATACTTGATGAAGCCACTTCTGCTCTGGATACCAGTACTGAAGAAAGAATCATGAAGCAAATATACTCTCTGGGAAAAAATATAACCATCCTAGTCATTGCCCACCGCATTTCAACAATTGAAGCATGTGACAAGATTTATAGGATTGAAAACAAAAAACTTGTTGTAGTAAAAGACTTCAACTCCCTTAAATAA
- a CDS encoding phenylacetate--CoA ligase family protein, which yields MSKRDLLADQIQNQPFGSNLCVDRNRLARIHRTSGTTNRPLLLALTDHDLDVVTSVGSRGFKISGMHQDEIVFNCMNYSMWMGGFTDHASLERTGAAVVPYSVGNTEALVALLLEFDSPSLHSTPSYLNIIKRVLKEKFGKNPKDLGMKAGYFGGEPGMQNKAFRERIENEWGMRAMNANYGMSDVLSMIGSEGLDRDGLHYLPGPHLHLELMDTDGNLVPVEKGAIGEAIFTNLDKECQPVIRYRSGDIFHIISEVERSNGLDFKFNVVGRADDMLVVKGINFFPESLRSIISKHAELSGNYQVEIPSEEPVEHITVKVETAHHVKDKELAKLLQAEIRKNLFISPDIKLVEHLSKNGNKLKSIVRI from the coding sequence ATGTCTAAACGGGATCTTCTTGCCGATCAAATTCAAAATCAGCCTTTTGGTTCAAATTTGTGTGTTGACCGCAACCGCCTTGCCCGCATTCACAGGACTTCCGGTACAACAAATCGCCCTCTGCTTCTGGCATTGACTGACCACGACCTAGATGTTGTCACTTCAGTAGGATCTCGTGGTTTTAAAATCTCAGGCATGCACCAGGATGAGATCGTCTTCAATTGCATGAACTACTCCATGTGGATGGGCGGCTTCACTGATCACGCAAGCCTGGAACGAACAGGCGCGGCCGTAGTTCCCTACAGTGTTGGAAATACAGAGGCCCTTGTAGCTTTACTGCTCGAATTTGACAGTCCGTCCCTGCACTCAACACCATCATACCTGAACATCATCAAACGTGTGCTTAAAGAAAAATTCGGCAAGAACCCTAAAGATCTGGGCATGAAAGCAGGGTATTTCGGAGGCGAACCGGGAATGCAGAATAAAGCCTTCCGGGAACGCATTGAAAATGAATGGGGTATGCGGGCCATGAACGCCAACTACGGCATGTCTGATGTGCTGAGCATGATTGGCTCTGAAGGACTCGACAGGGATGGACTGCACTACCTCCCCGGGCCACATCTCCATCTGGAATTGATGGACACTGACGGTAATCTGGTTCCGGTCGAAAAAGGAGCAATAGGTGAAGCTATTTTCACCAACCTTGATAAAGAATGCCAGCCTGTTATCCGCTACCGCTCTGGAGACATTTTTCATATCATCTCAGAGGTAGAACGCAGCAATGGGCTGGACTTCAAATTCAACGTTGTGGGCCGGGCTGATGACATGCTGGTTGTCAAAGGGATCAATTTTTTTCCAGAATCACTACGCAGCATTATCTCAAAACACGCAGAGCTTTCCGGCAATTATCAAGTAGAAATTCCATCTGAAGAGCCAGTTGAGCATATCACCGTAAAAGTGGAAACAGCCCATCACGTAAAAGACAAAGAACTTGCAAAACTGCTACAGGCCGAAATCCGTAAAAATCTTTTTATCAGTCCTGACATCAAGCTTGTTGAACATCTCAGCAAAAACGGCAACAAGCTTAAAAGCATAGTTAGAATTTAA
- a CDS encoding NAD-dependent epimerase/dehydratase family protein, producing the protein MNNAKILVTGGAGAIGLNLIERLLKNGAAAIMVIDNLSSGYKDYLPKDERITFVKADIGEIDAYRKDMEKFKPNYVFHLAAHFANQNSVDHPFKDVQANIIGTMNLLEICKENDELNKFVYTSSSCVYGNAAIMREDDYIYPHETPYAINKYTAELYVKYYATMYKIPSVSIRVFNTYGPYEPHGAYRNVIPNFIVRAIKGEPLNITGDGTETRDFTFVGNTAQLLTLAAQSETVDGDIFNGGTGEQTEIKTLAEMIIEFTKSKSEIIYKERRDWDAVKHRCSDISKSEKFLNYQPEMSFREGLKRTVDWYVNDYEIED; encoded by the coding sequence ATGAATAATGCCAAAATTCTGGTCACCGGCGGAGCCGGGGCCATCGGACTGAATCTGATTGAAAGGCTACTCAAGAACGGAGCCGCAGCAATCATGGTTATTGACAACCTTTCTTCCGGATATAAGGACTACCTGCCAAAAGATGAGCGTATTACCTTTGTAAAAGCCGATATCGGTGAGATTGATGCGTACCGCAAGGATATGGAAAAGTTCAAACCGAACTATGTTTTCCATCTGGCTGCCCATTTTGCAAACCAGAATTCTGTGGATCATCCCTTCAAGGATGTACAGGCCAATATAATAGGAACCATGAACCTGCTTGAAATCTGCAAAGAAAATGATGAGCTCAATAAATTCGTCTACACCTCTTCTTCCTGTGTATACGGCAACGCAGCCATCATGCGTGAGGATGACTATATCTATCCCCACGAGACTCCATATGCCATTAACAAATATACAGCTGAACTGTATGTAAAGTATTACGCTACCATGTATAAAATCCCCTCTGTGTCCATCAGGGTTTTCAATACCTACGGGCCATACGAGCCGCATGGCGCATACCGTAACGTTATCCCCAACTTTATCGTACGGGCCATCAAGGGCGAGCCTCTTAATATTACCGGAGACGGAACTGAAACAAGAGACTTCACCTTTGTAGGTAATACTGCGCAACTCCTTACACTGGCAGCTCAATCTGAAACCGTCGACGGGGACATATTCAACGGCGGTACAGGAGAGCAGACCGAAATCAAAACTCTGGCTGAAATGATCATAGAATTCACTAAATCAAAATCTGAAATAATATACAAAGAAAGACGTGACTGGGATGCGGTAAAACACCGCTGTTCTGACATTTCAAAGTCTGAAAAATTCCTTAACTATCAGCCTGAAATGAGCTTCAGGGAAGGCCTTAAGCGCACTGTTGACTGGTATGTAAATGACTACGAGATTGAAGATTAA
- a CDS encoding glycosyltransferase has protein sequence MGKVLLNIITDRLSHLEGKGEMTSRYYNPGDVFDDVHILMTNGDQPNPKNLQKMAGNAGLHIHNLPAGKSLLLKSLFWRPALLKKWAAEGVELAKKIKPDLIRCYGNYINGFVASEIKKELGIPYVVSLHTHPDENRSNLNFGWKNFLYYHFTAAVERVTLKNADSVVVIYRSLLPYVNDYQTCSHETIYNAVNPDKVTTKSDYSTDGSIKILSVGRLIPGKNPEHLIKAAITEGVEITIVGDGPLREELKQKAAGFDGPGKAIFIERMDNDELCEKIPSFDVFAIHCDYDGIPKTILEASLSGLPVIVNKRPKNQVPEYEEDWVTLVENSASGYAEAIQKMADQNYRKRLGEKAREYSHKNWNPLQTESRYSELYKRLMDSRTI, from the coding sequence ATGGGTAAAGTCCTTCTGAATATTATCACTGACCGCCTCTCCCACCTTGAGGGGAAAGGCGAAATGACCTCACGCTACTATAATCCCGGTGATGTCTTTGATGATGTTCACATACTGATGACCAACGGGGATCAACCCAATCCGAAGAACCTGCAAAAAATGGCAGGCAATGCCGGATTGCACATCCACAACCTACCTGCCGGCAAATCACTATTGCTAAAGTCCCTCTTCTGGCGGCCCGCTCTTCTTAAAAAGTGGGCTGCCGAGGGGGTTGAACTGGCAAAAAAAATCAAACCCGACCTCATACGCTGCTACGGCAATTACATTAACGGATTTGTTGCATCTGAAATAAAAAAAGAACTGGGTATCCCATACGTGGTATCCCTGCATACTCACCCCGATGAAAACCGCAGCAATTTAAACTTCGGCTGGAAAAATTTCCTCTATTACCACTTTACCGCAGCAGTGGAGAGGGTAACCCTGAAAAACGCCGACTCCGTGGTTGTCATCTACCGCTCTCTGCTGCCATACGTGAACGACTACCAGACCTGTTCACATGAAACCATCTACAACGCTGTCAACCCAGATAAAGTCACAACCAAGTCCGACTACAGCACAGATGGCTCCATAAAAATTTTATCTGTAGGCCGGCTCATTCCGGGCAAAAATCCCGAACACCTCATCAAGGCCGCTATTACAGAAGGTGTAGAAATCACCATCGTCGGTGACGGACCTCTGCGTGAAGAGCTTAAGCAAAAAGCTGCCGGATTTGATGGTCCGGGAAAAGCTATTTTCATTGAGCGCATGGACAATGATGAGCTTTGCGAAAAAATACCCTCCTTTGATGTATTTGCCATCCACTGTGACTATGATGGAATTCCTAAAACTATTCTGGAAGCATCTCTTAGCGGTCTGCCTGTCATTGTAAATAAAAGACCGAAAAATCAAGTTCCCGAATACGAGGAAGACTGGGTCACACTTGTTGAAAATTCTGCATCAGGGTATGCGGAGGCGATTCAAAAAATGGCAGACCAAAATTACCGTAAACGCCTTGGCGAAAAAGCACGGGAATACTCACACAAAAACTGGAATCCGCTGCAAACGGAATCCAGATACTCAGAACTATACAAACGGCTTATGGACAGCCGCACTATATAA
- a CDS encoding glycosyltransferase — protein sequence MKKSILFIAYDFPPILSPESIQVQRRAITLAGNGHRVHVLTCCSQPDFEFLDPALVRYHDNLTIHRINRIPCEKWLHYLCAGLEITDRKFWWRFPAAKAALRLISEFNIENLYTHSTPLVNHLTGLAVKKANPELNWTAHFSDPWTLNPYVSYRSRLQKKINKIFEKSVISKADTITVTSDKTRDLFVSGLDADASRIKVLPHVFDPALYTRKTTESQKKIVAHTGNIYGLRSAAPFIEAVANVRPENLEFHFYGRMKDEERRLAEEKCPELIKFFDPIPYLDSIRVLSEADILMVIDAPLKDSPFFPSKLADYIGAGKPVVALTPLSSTTTSIVRDIQKDLLVADSADVPSIAALLRRIEKADSSILIENGQNFYNMNNSYKNIREALINE from the coding sequence ATGAAAAAATCTATCCTTTTCATAGCATACGACTTCCCGCCGATCCTTTCGCCGGAGTCCATTCAGGTACAGCGCAGGGCCATCACTCTGGCCGGTAACGGCCACCGAGTGCATGTTCTGACCTGCTGCTCCCAGCCGGACTTTGAATTTCTTGATCCGGCCTTAGTCCGCTATCATGACAATTTGACTATTCACCGGATTAACAGAATTCCCTGTGAAAAATGGCTGCATTATCTCTGTGCAGGGCTGGAAATTACCGACCGTAAATTCTGGTGGAGATTTCCGGCTGCAAAAGCAGCACTGAGACTGATATCGGAATTTAACATTGAGAATCTGTACACTCACTCCACCCCGCTGGTTAATCATCTGACGGGCCTTGCTGTTAAAAAGGCTAACCCCGAGCTGAACTGGACTGCGCATTTTTCCGACCCCTGGACTCTTAATCCCTATGTATCTTACCGCAGCAGGCTTCAGAAAAAAATCAACAAAATATTTGAAAAGAGTGTCATTTCAAAAGCTGACACCATCACTGTCACCTCTGATAAAACCCGCGACCTGTTTGTCAGCGGCCTTGACGCCGATGCTTCCAGAATAAAAGTCCTGCCCCATGTCTTTGATCCGGCTCTGTACACCCGCAAGACAACTGAATCACAGAAAAAAATAGTGGCTCACACCGGTAATATTTATGGACTGCGCTCCGCTGCTCCATTCATTGAAGCAGTCGCAAATGTACGGCCCGAAAATCTGGAATTTCATTTTTATGGCCGCATGAAAGACGAGGAACGCCGTCTTGCCGAGGAAAAGTGTCCTGAGCTTATAAAATTTTTCGACCCTATTCCTTATCTCGATTCCATACGGGTGCTTTCAGAGGCAGACATTCTCATGGTTATTGACGCCCCTCTCAAAGACTCTCCGTTCTTTCCCTCAAAGCTTGCAGATTATATCGGAGCCGGGAAACCAGTTGTGGCACTGACCCCCCTTTCATCCACAACAACCAGCATTGTACGCGATATCCAGAAAGACCTTCTGGTTGCTGACAGTGCAGATGTGCCCTCCATTGCAGCCCTTCTCAGGCGCATAGAAAAGGCAGACAGTTCTATCCTTATTGAGAACGGTCAAAACTTTTACAACATGAACAACAGTTATAAAAATATACGCGAGGCTCTAATAAATGAATAA
- a CDS encoding GNAT family acetyltransferase — protein MAGLINGKFINKVSPHLQRLMDEQKEKYGDNSRGYQALYRQFVYTPEEEAGQQEENLKHYEACVDHTDGLPRGIERLYRRQLVIDLTMLCAAHCRYCLRANYDYTQLSKSDVDDIVKYVSEDPELRELLITGGDPFMVPTLLKYLISEVVQKAANIKIIRIGTRLPIHSPDSFNTEFYQFFNAYREEVQFEVACQCNHAVELTPETEKIFRKLKKSGVTLYAQNVFLKGINDTIEDLTELYDRLRYLGFEAHYLFHSIPMKGTHHLRTSVKKGLDLTRQLTASGVISGRAKPSYALMTYIGKVTLYEGSIIKKDDDGFLHIRTNYTVKERQQWNPTYFLPENNAYIDEHGFIVAKYLDGVDD, from the coding sequence ATGGCTGGTCTTATTAATGGAAAATTTATCAATAAGGTTTCTCCACATCTTCAACGTCTGATGGATGAACAAAAAGAAAAGTATGGAGATAATTCACGAGGCTATCAGGCTTTATATCGCCAGTTCGTCTACACACCTGAAGAAGAAGCAGGGCAACAGGAGGAAAACCTCAAACACTACGAAGCCTGTGTGGACCACACTGACGGCCTTCCACGCGGGATTGAACGCTTATACCGAAGACAGTTGGTAATCGACCTTACAATGCTTTGTGCCGCTCATTGCCGATACTGTCTACGTGCAAACTATGATTATACCCAGCTATCCAAATCCGATGTAGACGACATAGTTAAGTACGTCTCCGAAGACCCGGAACTGAGAGAACTACTCATCACCGGCGGCGATCCCTTCATGGTCCCCACCCTGCTCAAGTATTTGATTTCAGAAGTTGTTCAAAAAGCAGCCAACATCAAAATCATCAGGATCGGAACCAGGCTTCCCATTCACAGCCCCGACTCATTTAACACTGAATTTTATCAGTTTTTCAATGCCTACAGAGAAGAAGTACAATTCGAAGTTGCCTGCCAGTGCAACCATGCAGTCGAACTTACTCCAGAAACTGAAAAAATATTCCGAAAACTTAAAAAGAGCGGCGTGACCCTCTATGCCCAAAATGTTTTCCTTAAAGGCATTAACGACACCATAGAAGATCTGACTGAACTATACGACAGGCTACGCTACCTCGGCTTTGAAGCCCATTACCTTTTTCACTCCATCCCCATGAAAGGTACACACCATCTGCGTACCTCCGTGAAAAAAGGACTCGACCTGACCAGACAACTCACCGCTTCAGGTGTTATATCCGGCAGAGCCAAACCCAGTTATGCACTCATGACATATATAGGGAAGGTAACTTTGTATGAAGGTTCAATTATCAAAAAAGATGATGACGGCTTTCTCCATATCCGCACCAATTACACAGTGAAAGAAAGACAGCAGTGGAATCCAACCTATTTCCTCCCTGAAAACAATGCTTACATTGATGAACACGGATTCATTGTCGCCAAATATCTTGACGGGGTAGATGACTAA